GCCGCGCTGGCCTCGGTCCGCGCCGTCGACCTCGGTGAAACATTCGAGCTCCCCGATCCGTCCCCGGTCACGGAGCAGGACAGGAAGAACGGGGCCAGGAAAAGCGGGAACACGGCCGCCGAAGGCGGCGGCCCGGCCGCGCCCGGCAAGAACACCCCGGCGGACAACCCGTACCTGCCCACCGGCGAGATCGGCGCCACCGACTTCACCGAGGACCACCCCGGGTGGGACGGCCGCGAGGTGACGATCGGGATCCTCGACACCGGCGTCGACCCGTCGCACCCCGCGCTGCGCACCACCACGACGGGCGATCCGAAGATCCAGGACTGGGTCACCGCGACCGACCCGGTCGGCGACGCCGACCCGACCTGGCTCGAGATGCGCATCAAGGCGACCGCCAAGAACGGGACGTTCCGGTACGGCGGCATCGACTGGAAGGCGCCCGACGGCGACTACACGTTCCAGATCTTCGAGGAGGGCGGGACCTGGGGCAGTGAACTCGCCGGTGACGTGAACCGTGACGGCGACTACAAGGACGCCTTCGGTGTCCTGTACCGCACGTCGGACCACACCGTCTGGGTGGACGCCGACCTCGATCACACCTTCGGTGACGGCGACGTCGTCGAGCCGTACGCGCAGAGCGGCACGTGGGGCACGTTCGGTACCGACGACCCGGACACCGCGGTGAACGAGTCGATGGCGTTCACCGTCGAGCACCGCGACGACGTCGACCTGTCGCCACGCGGCGGCTCCAGTGTCGGCAAGACCGCCGACTTCGTGAACATCGGCATCGTCTCCGGCGCGCACGGCACCCACGTCGCCGGCATCGCCGCGGGCAACGGCCTGTTCGGCGGAGAGATGGACGGAGCGGCGCCGGGTGCGCGCGTCATCTCCGAGCGCGTCTGTCTGTTCGCCTCCGGGTGCACCTCCTACGCCCTGGCCGAAGGCATGATCGACGTCGTCGTGGACAAGGGCGCGGACGTGGTCAACCTGTCGATCGGCGGACTGCCCACGCTCAACGACGGCAACAACGTGCGGGCCGTTCTGTACAACCGGCTGATCGAGGACTACGGCGTCCAGATCGTGTCGTCGGCGGGCAACGACGGCCCGGGCATGAACACCGTCTCCGACCCCGCCGTCGCCGACAAGGTGATCGCGGTGGGCGCCTCGGTCAGCAGGGAGACCTGGTGGGCCGACTACGGCTCGCAGGTGCGGGACCGCCAGTCGCTGTTCCCGTTCTCCGCACGCGGTCCGCGCGAGGACGGCGGCATGAAGCCCGAGATCGTCGCCCCGGGCGCAGCCGTCTCGGCGATACCGACCTGGCTGCCGGGCGAGGGCGTACCGCAGACCGGTTACGAACTTCCTTCGGGATACGGCATGTTCAACGGTACGTCGATGTCCTCGCCGCAGGCGGCCGGCGCAGTGGCGCTGTTGCTGTCCTCGGCTGCCGACGCCGGGGTGAAGGTGACGCCGGCGGCGCTGCGCACGGCGCTCAGCAGCTCGGCCCGCCATCTCGACGACCAGCCCGCGTACGCGCAGGGCGCCGGTCTGATCTCCGTGCCCGGTGCGTGGAAGCTGCTCGCGAAGCAGCTCCGGCCCACGGCCTACGCCGTCGAGGCGCCGGTGTGCGGCGTGCTCGCGCCGCTGCTCGCCACCCCGAAGGCGGGAGCCGGCATCTACAACCGCTGTGCCCCCGGCGACGGCGGCCAGACCGTGCACCGTCCCAGGAACTACGACATCGAGCTGACCCGCACGGGAGCCGGCAGCGGCGTGGCCGAGCTCTCGTGGCTGGGCAACGACGGCACGTTCGACGCCCCGCGCTCGGTGCGGCTGGCCGAGGGCAGGCCGACCGAGGTCACGGTGCGCGCGCACGCGAAGTCCGCGGGCGCCCACTCGGCGCTGCTGCGCGTCGACGACCCGGCAACGCCCGGAATCGACCGGCTCGTTCCGGTCACCGTCGTGGCCGCCGCCGCCCCGGCGAAGCCGTCGTACGCCGTGTCCGACAAGGGCGCGGTGGACCGCAACGCGACGCGGTCGGTGTTCGTGGCCGTTCCCGAGGGCGCCGCGGCACTCACGGTCGGCCTGAGCGGCGTCGCCGAGGGCAGCCAGACCCGCTTCCTGGCGATCGACCCGCAGGGCAAGCCGGCGGAGGACACCGGGGTCGCCCGCTGCTACACCAACTACTCGGACGCGAAGGACTGCGACCCGGCCTCGCGCACGTACGAGCAGCCGATGCCGGGCGTCTGGGAGTTCGAGGTGGAGGCGCGGCGTACGTCGCCGGTCCTGGAGAACCCGTTCCGTCTGGACGCCACCGTACTGGGCGCACGCTTCGACGAGCCGTCCTCGGTGATCGAGGAGGCCGCGCTGCACGCCCCCGCCGAGAAGTCCTTCACGGCGGTCAACCTGTTCGCTCCCGTGACCGCTCACGCCGTGGGCGGTTCCCTGGGCGCGCTGGCCCAGGCCACGCCGACGCTGGGCGACCAGCAGATGACCGGCAAGACGGTGACGGTGCCGCGGGACGCGACCCGTCTGGAGGTGTCGATGGGCAACGCCTCCGACCCGGACGCCGACCTGGACCTGTATCTGATCGCGCAGTCCGGCGCGCTCGTCGCCTCGTCGACGAACGGCGGCGCGCGTGAGTCCCTGACGGTGAAGGACCCCGCGCCGGGGTACTACCTGCTCTACATCGCGGGCACCGACGTGCCCTCCGGGAGCACCACCTTCGACATCCAGGACACGATGTTCTCCGCGTCGCTCGGCTCGGTGACCGTGGACGAGGGCGCCCCGGTGCGTCTGGAGCCCGGCGAGTCGGCGAAGGTCGGCGGCCGGCTGGTTCCCGCCGCGGTGCCGCCCGCGGGCAAGCGTCTGGTGGGCCGGTTCTCGCTGGCCACCGAGGAAGGCACGGCACTGGGCAGCGCGGACGTGCTGCTCGGCAGGGTGACGCAGCCGCAGGCCGAGGTCACCGGCTGGTTCGGTCCCGCCGTCGGCATGAGCCTGGACGACACCGGCCGGGTCGCGGGCTCCCAGCAGGTGTCCGGCAAGGGCCGGCCGGTCCGCTGGGACGCGGAGCACGGCGTCGAGTTCGTCGAGAACGCGGACGCGCGAGACGGCCACGTGCTGAACCAGAGCCGGTCGGGCGGGCACGCCGTCGGCCAGCTGACCCTCGCGGAGGGTACGCGGGCCGCCGTGTGGGACGCGGACGGCAAGCTCACCGCACTGCCGCTGCCCGACTGGGAGGCGTACAGCTTCGCGCGGGCCTTCGCCGTCAACGACCGTGGCACGGTGGTCGGCAACGCGACCGGCTACATCAAGGACCCGGCGACCGGCCGCAGCCTCCAGGTGAACGACCCCTTCGTGTGGACGGCGGAGGGCGGCTTCCGCAAGCTGGCGCACCTGACCGACCGCCGTACGCTGACCGAGCCGGTCGCCCTCAGCGACTCCGGTGAGGCGGTCGGGCACTCGTCCGTGAACGGCGTGCGACACGCCGTACGGTGGGACGCCGACGGCACCATCACCGATCTCGGTGTGCTGCCGGGGATGGCCGACAGCACCGCCAGGTCGGTCAACGCCTCGGGCGTGATCGTCGGCACCAGCGGCGACGACGCGTTCGTCCTCAAGCCCGGCGGCACGATGACCCGGCTGCCCGACTACGGGTTCGACGCGAAGGCGCTGAGTGTGAACGACGCCGGCTGGGTCAGTGGCACCGTGGAACGCGAGCCGGAGGTCGAGACCGCCGTGGTGTGGGACCCCGAGGGCCGTATGTACGACCTGAAGGCGATGGTCGATTCGACCCGCTGGGTCCCGCTGGAGGGCATCGGCGTCAACAACCGCGGTGAGGTGGCGTTCTACGCCATGGACCGTGAGGCGCAGGGCGGAACGAGAATCGTGCTGGCCAAGCTGCCCGTCTGATCGTCCGCTCCACCCGTACGCGCGGCCCCCCGGCCCGGCCCTTACTCCGGGCGGGGGGCCGCAACGCTGAGGGCCCGCCCCCGGCACACGGCCGGGAGCGGGCCCAGGGAAGGTGGCTCCTGAGGAGAGGGGCGGGGCACACACCGCGTGATCATCGATCACGTCCGCCGGCCTGTCGACATCACGTCATGTCGCAGTCTCGTCAACCGTGTCCGAGCCCGCCCGCCCAAGGACCTGGACACACACCTGCGGGCGGGCCGAGGACCCCGTCGCTCCCCGCCCCCGTCCGCTTCGTTCGGATCCTGGAACCACCGTCCTCTCCCGGATTCAGCAGGTCCCGGCCGGGGGCGGGCGCGCTCCACCGGGTTCGTCGAGGCGGTGGTGCCGCCCAGCCGGAGCACGCGATTTCCGGTGTCGGCCGCCGCGAAGATCCGGTCCGGACAACGGATCACCTGTTCCGAATAGTGGACACACTCACTTGTGTGGCCTGTGACCTTCGAGTAAAGATCCCTCCCCATGAACTGGCCTGACAGAAACTCCGATTGGGAAGAGCTCGGTCTCGGGCCCGATGAACTGACGCTCTACGAGGCTCTCCTCGCGCCGAGCCGGCCGGCCTCGCTCGCCGCTCTCGGCCAGGCGACGGGCCTGCCGTCGGCCCGGGTCGCGACCGCTCTCGGCACACTCACGGATCAGGGCTTCGCCCTTCCTCCGGCGCCCGGCGATGCGCTTCCGAGCGCGGTCCCACCCGCCACCGCCTTGCGCAATCTGATCCGTCTCCGCCAGGCCGAACTCCTCGGCCGGTCGGCCCGCCTGGAGATGTTCAGCGCCTCGGTCGACCGCCTGGCAGCGCGCCTGCCGGGGGGCCTCCCCGACGAACGGTCCTCGGGGATCGAGGCGGTGCGCGGCCAGGAGGCGATCGCCGCTCGGGTGCGGGCACTGATGGCCTCGGCCACCAGCGAACTGACCCTTCTGGACCGTCCGCCGTACGCGTCACGGGGCGGCAGCGGTACGCCCGCCCCGCTCGCGGTCGCCGACCTCGTGGAGCGCGGTGTCGCCGTACGCGTGGTGGTGGACCGTGACGGTTTCGACCATCCGGGGCGGGTCCGTGGGCTCAACGAGCTCGCCGATCAGGGGGTCTCGATCCGGGTGGCCCGGGACCTGCCGACGAAGCTGATCGTGGCCGACCGGCGGGTCAGCCTGCTGCCGCCCACGGACACCGCCGACCCGACGGCGTCTGCGCTGGTCGTGAAGGACGCCATGCTGCACCACGTGCTGGTACCCCTGTTCGAGTCGGTATGGGACCGGGCGATGCCGATCGGTCCGGGCGATCAGGGCGACGTCACGGCCGACGACCGGGAACTCCTGACGCTGCTGGCCTCCGGCCTCAAGGACGAGGCCATCGCCCGCCGGATGAACGTGCACGTGCACACCGCCCGGCGGCACATCAAGCGGCTCCTGCGCGTCCTGAACGCGGAAACGCGCTTCCAGGCCGGGGTACAGGCCCTGCGCAAGGGCTGGCTGACGTCGTGAGGCGGCAAGGGAACCCGCCTCCAGTAATGCGCCGGTAACGGCGTCTCCCTATGGTCCGGTTGACCGGGAAGCCCCTGGCCCGTCTGGGGAGGCGGGGCCACGGGCCGACCGTCGACCCAACCCTCGGAACCCACAGGAGCCGGAATGAACGCCGCACCGCCCGGCGGTGCCCGACAGTACGCGCCGGACGGCCACGCCCCCGGCCCCCCGCACGCGGCTCCGGCCTCGGTGCCTACGGGGTGTCCACCTCGTACCGCCCGACCTCCAGGAAGTACCGCAGCTCCTCCGGCGTACCGTCGATGACCTCCTCGGCCGCCGCACGGAGAGCCGCACTGATGGTCGGATCGGCCAGGATGCGGGCGACAGCGACGCGATCGTCCTCGGCCTGAGCCAGGCGGTAACCGGTCTCCAAGAAGGCACGCAGAGCCTCCGGACTACCGTCGTCGAGGACCTCGTTGACCTCCCGGACGACAGCCCTGTCACCGTTCTGCTGCGCCACGTACAGAATGCGGAAGACAGCGACGCGATCGTCCTCGGCCTGAGCCAGGCGGTAACCGGTCTCCAAGAAGGCACGCAGAGCCTCCGGACTACCGTCGTCGAGCGCCTCGTTGGCCTCCCGGACGACAGCCCTGTCACCGTTCTGCTGCGCCAGGTGCAGGATACGGAAGACAGCGACGCGATCGTCCTCCTCCGAGGTTCCGCCCGCCGGCGCCTCGTCCACCGGCGTCCGGGACGTGGCTGTGACGGTCGTCGGCACGGCCGACGTGCCCGTGGCGAACGCCGGGGTCGCGAGGGCCGATGTCAGGGCGGTGGCCGCTACGAGCAGGGCAACGCGGGTCAGTCTCATGGGTGAGTTCCTCCGTGGTCGGGTGTCGGTGGGAACGTCCCACTCCAGGGGCTCCGATGTCACTGCCGGGAGTGGGCAGTCTTCGTCGCCCGTCGTTGCCGTCCCGATCTCCCCGTAGTTCACGACCAGGTGGGTGTCTACGTAGCGGGCCGACGTGAACGGGCGCTGCGGGTCGAGGCGGGAGCGCGGGTGAGGGCTCGGCGGCCGGACGGGGGGTGATCCGGGGGCGGGTTTCAGCCGATCGCCCCCGATCCGGCGCAGTGGAGCGTCCCGAGCGGGAGCTTCCGCACGCCCGACGCGCAACCGGCCCCACCCCCGCCCCACCGACCTTGCCGTGAGAGGCGCCGGGGCCACTCACCAAAGCGCACGGAACCGCCGCCC
The Streptomyces sp. NBC_00234 DNA segment above includes these coding regions:
- a CDS encoding ALF repeat-containing protein, which encodes MRLTRVALLVAATALTSALATPAFATGTSAVPTTVTATSRTPVDEAPAGGTSEEDDRVAVFRILHLAQQNGDRAVVREANEALDDGSPEALRAFLETGYRLAQAEDDRVAVFRILYVAQQNGDRAVVREVNEVLDDGSPEALRAFLETGYRLAQAEDDRVAVARILADPTISAALRAAAEEVIDGTPEELRYFLEVGRYEVDTP
- a CDS encoding helix-turn-helix transcriptional regulator, with amino-acid sequence MNWPDRNSDWEELGLGPDELTLYEALLAPSRPASLAALGQATGLPSARVATALGTLTDQGFALPPAPGDALPSAVPPATALRNLIRLRQAELLGRSARLEMFSASVDRLAARLPGGLPDERSSGIEAVRGQEAIAARVRALMASATSELTLLDRPPYASRGGSGTPAPLAVADLVERGVAVRVVVDRDGFDHPGRVRGLNELADQGVSIRVARDLPTKLIVADRRVSLLPPTDTADPTASALVVKDAMLHHVLVPLFESVWDRAMPIGPGDQGDVTADDRELLTLLASGLKDEAIARRMNVHVHTARRHIKRLLRVLNAETRFQAGVQALRKGWLTS
- a CDS encoding S8 family serine peptidase, yielding MPRSHPLRRPRLTAAVLAAGLTGSLLSLSALPAQAADVPQPLGTAVADSPKGPPGSARDKLGSHDRSLLQKAESKKEKTVTLLLATGAGDTEKLRAEVADIGGHVGRFADALGYVRATVPTGKVTALAALASVRAVDLGETFELPDPSPVTEQDRKNGARKSGNTAAEGGGPAAPGKNTPADNPYLPTGEIGATDFTEDHPGWDGREVTIGILDTGVDPSHPALRTTTTGDPKIQDWVTATDPVGDADPTWLEMRIKATAKNGTFRYGGIDWKAPDGDYTFQIFEEGGTWGSELAGDVNRDGDYKDAFGVLYRTSDHTVWVDADLDHTFGDGDVVEPYAQSGTWGTFGTDDPDTAVNESMAFTVEHRDDVDLSPRGGSSVGKTADFVNIGIVSGAHGTHVAGIAAGNGLFGGEMDGAAPGARVISERVCLFASGCTSYALAEGMIDVVVDKGADVVNLSIGGLPTLNDGNNVRAVLYNRLIEDYGVQIVSSAGNDGPGMNTVSDPAVADKVIAVGASVSRETWWADYGSQVRDRQSLFPFSARGPREDGGMKPEIVAPGAAVSAIPTWLPGEGVPQTGYELPSGYGMFNGTSMSSPQAAGAVALLLSSAADAGVKVTPAALRTALSSSARHLDDQPAYAQGAGLISVPGAWKLLAKQLRPTAYAVEAPVCGVLAPLLATPKAGAGIYNRCAPGDGGQTVHRPRNYDIELTRTGAGSGVAELSWLGNDGTFDAPRSVRLAEGRPTEVTVRAHAKSAGAHSALLRVDDPATPGIDRLVPVTVVAAAAPAKPSYAVSDKGAVDRNATRSVFVAVPEGAAALTVGLSGVAEGSQTRFLAIDPQGKPAEDTGVARCYTNYSDAKDCDPASRTYEQPMPGVWEFEVEARRTSPVLENPFRLDATVLGARFDEPSSVIEEAALHAPAEKSFTAVNLFAPVTAHAVGGSLGALAQATPTLGDQQMTGKTVTVPRDATRLEVSMGNASDPDADLDLYLIAQSGALVASSTNGGARESLTVKDPAPGYYLLYIAGTDVPSGSTTFDIQDTMFSASLGSVTVDEGAPVRLEPGESAKVGGRLVPAAVPPAGKRLVGRFSLATEEGTALGSADVLLGRVTQPQAEVTGWFGPAVGMSLDDTGRVAGSQQVSGKGRPVRWDAEHGVEFVENADARDGHVLNQSRSGGHAVGQLTLAEGTRAAVWDADGKLTALPLPDWEAYSFARAFAVNDRGTVVGNATGYIKDPATGRSLQVNDPFVWTAEGGFRKLAHLTDRRTLTEPVALSDSGEAVGHSSVNGVRHAVRWDADGTITDLGVLPGMADSTARSVNASGVIVGTSGDDAFVLKPGGTMTRLPDYGFDAKALSVNDAGWVSGTVEREPEVETAVVWDPEGRMYDLKAMVDSTRWVPLEGIGVNNRGEVAFYAMDREAQGGTRIVLAKLPV